Proteins co-encoded in one Dreissena polymorpha isolate Duluth1 chromosome 12, UMN_Dpol_1.0, whole genome shotgun sequence genomic window:
- the LOC127853517 gene encoding DDB1- and CUL4-associated factor 6-like isoform X2 produces MPWQLAVGCSDSNVRVYDRRMLGTRATGNYCGKGITGLQCVFTPPSLEKESHRVTSLSYSNDGQEVLVSYSSEFLYIFSPQDVAQTKCLKKELPEEKVVAKHSADCDDPKPGPSSTPDEGAAGSDPCPQHPPVKRLRLRGDWSDTGPGARPIRVRSEASEMEATASGIDTGHVASAEPESRSSVMNRMSDLLTRWLHTNMRQGRDPSENSELPESVASNLTESVASNLPESVASNLSESVESNTSCSAYDAPTSENSVAAASTTAIEPIGGAQHSTDGPLVGDDVAVANATLSIDGQSTVENPPILDRTLLTAAQVSKENLSATSTTPSDGALNPDDLLTIVSSNITEDQLTSECLPSISNPSTTGRSPTTEYSQATVSPLCMENTSSISSQRYPSKPPFAPFNANLELSVNPCLLPLKSDNSNEGAANDISGIEIQHGMEQSLLGNNLLPEPSEMLEIVDPATTNNEMSESLKHSCLATEKAVSTDQLCTGPLDMDVFDCSPESLCSKSDESQSSVVNKLGEIAMDDNDENSRNCFLNSYRKDNEVENVRSQTGLSFNSPEFGFDEGSQNMNNPLQPTSYHEPKSHELEYLNPSMPSQREDSSELMQSPTALKESSEIAEARSESIDIRNSVSAAVQSLRERNLEPVVCLHFSTEGTTAGMIRVGFTQVQSSDDEMMSESVVQGERSDDPIANMEDVEHLRSDENLRSENEPCLRVESAQVSGEFSSHKAETNTFLVGSNLGVNNEQILRNVNSERRLDEDSDGASAIKVEVGTTGFQPFLPETLPVGHEQAFCDSEHSKVVTSSAGELSEQSCNMDCDSSVNDSSNDVSSSNHVLAGNGSEQRVTDYAINTEMEVTATAASSSEDLPLPRTHATSETSGSSGAALRHRRIGHSGPPTGHFQLHDDDDSDSGSEDNADGNDGVGQDEATRRREQERTSAALKLQAFHRLRQKAREKKEMETWNMLRPRVIQRFKGHRNARTMIKEANFWGTDHVMSGSDCGHVFVWDRHTARVVMLLEADKHVVNCIQPHPYDPVLATSGIDYDIKIWSPLHEQPCFDEQSADEVVAMNAVMLEETRDTITVPASFMLRVLASINSIRSGRRSAERNRNVEDMQEQEDQP; encoded by the exons ATGCCATGGCAACTAGCTGTTGGTTGTTCTGACAGCAATGTTCGTGTGTACGATCGTAGAATGCTTGGAACCAGGGCCACAG GTAATTACTGTGGTAAGGGAATCACAGGGTTGCAGTGTGTGTTCACACCTCCGAGTCTGGAGAAGGAATCACATAGAGTGACCTCCCTTAGTTATTCCAATGATGGACAGGAAGTTCTGGTGAGCTACTCGTCTGAGTTTCTCTACATCTTCTCTCCACAA GATGTCGCCCAAACAAAGTGCTTGAAAAAAGAACTTCCAGAGGAAAAG GTTGTTGCAAAGCATTCGGCAGACTGTGATGATCCCAAGCCAGGCCCCTCATCGACCCCAGATGAAGGAGCCGCAGGGTCTGACCCGTGTCCCCAACATCCACCGGTGAAGAGGCTCCGCCTCCGAGGTGACTGGTCTGACACTGGGCCAGGGGCTAGACCCATACGGGTACGCTCTGAAGCATCAGAAATGGAGGCAACTGCGTCCGGCATTGATACAGGACATGTGGCCTCAGCAG AGCCAGAGTCCAGATCCTCTGTTATGAACAGAATGTCAGACCTGCTGACCCGTTGGCTTCACACGAACATGAGACAGGGCCGGGATCCGTCTGAAAACTCTGAACTTCCGGAATCAGTGGCAAGTAACCTCACTGAATCAGTGGCTAGTAACCTCCCGGAATCAGTGGCTAGTAACCTCTCTGAATCAGTGGAAAGCAACACATCTTGTTCTGCTTATGATGCCCCAACATCAGAGAATTCAGTGGCTGCTGCTTCAACAACTGCGATAGAACCTATTGGAGGCGCCCAACATTCAACAGATGGTCCACTTGTTGGGGATGATGTGGCTGTAGCTAATGCTACACTTTCGATAGATGGTCAGTCAACTGTTGAAAATCCACCTATATTAGATAGAACACTTTTGACAGCTGCTCAGGTCTCTAAAGAAAACTTATCTGCAACTAGTACCACACCTTCAGATGGCGCATTGAATCCAGACGACCTCTTAACAATAGTCAGCTCCAATATTACCGAAGATCAACTGACTTCAGAATGCCTGCCATCAATTAGCAACCCAAGCACTACTGGAAGGTCACCCACAACCGAATATTCACAAGCTACAGTCAGTCCTTTGTGTATGGAAAACACATCATCCATCAGCAGCCAGCGGTACCCTAGTAAACCTCCTTTTGCTCCTTTCAATGCAAATCTTGAACTAAGTGTAAATCCTTGTCTGCTTCCTCTGAAGTCAGACAATTCCAATGAAGGTGCTGCCAATGATATTTCTGGTATTGAAATTCAGCATGGCATGGAGCAATCACTACTTGGCAATAATTTGCTGCCGGAACCCTCAGAAATGTTGGAAATTGTCGACCCAGCTACAACGAACAATGAAATGTCAGAGTCATTAAAGCACTCGTGTTTAGCTACTGAGAAAGCTGTTAGTACTGATCAGCTTTGCACAGGACCGCTAGACATGGATGTGTTCGACTGCAGTCCGGAGTCACTTTGTTCAAAATCGGATGAATCTCAAAGCTCTGTGGTGAACAAATTGGGTGAAATTGCAATGGATGACAACGACGAAAATAGCAGAAATTGTTTCTTAAATAGTTACAGAAAAGACAATGAAGTGGAAAATGTTAGGTCTCAAACTGGTCTGTCTTTCAATTCACCAGAGTTTGGATTTGATGAAGGGAGTCAGAATATGAATAATCCTTTGCAGCCTACGTCCTATCATGAACCTAAAAGTCATGAACTTGAATACTTGAACCCTTCAATGCCATCACAAAGAGAAGATTCAAGTGAACTGATGCAGTCACCGACTGCACTGAAGGAATCCTCAGAAATAGCTGAAGCCCGCAGTGAAAGCATTGATATAAGAAATTCAGTTTCAGCCGCTGTGCAGTCGTTGAGAGAAAGAAATCTTGAGCCAGTTGTGTGTCTGCATTTCTCCACTGAAGGAACCACTGCTGGCATGATCCGAGTAGGTTTTACACAGGTGCAAAGCTCTGATGATGAAATGATgtcggaaagtgttgttcaaggTGAAAGATCTGATGATCCTATTGCGAACATGGAAGATGTTGAACATTTGAGATCTGATGAAAACTTGAGATCTGAAAATGAGCCTTGTTTGAGGGTAGAAAGTGCCCAGGTTTCGGGGGAATTTTCATCACATAAGGcagaaacaaatacatttttggtTGGATCTAACCTTGGTGTAAATAATGAACAAATACTGAGGAATGTGAATTCTGAAAGGAGATTAGATGAAGATTCAGATGGGGCAAGTGCAATAAAAGTGGAGGTTGGCACCACTGGCTTTCAACCATTCTTGCCAGAAACTTTACCAGTAGGCCATGAACAAGCTTTCTGTGATTCTGAACATTCAAAAGTCGTTACTAGCAGTGCTGGTGAACTTTCTGAACAATCTTGTAACATGGACTGTGATTCTTCTGTCAATGACAGCAGTAATGATGTATCTTCAAGTAATCATGTTTTAGCTGGAAATGGGTCTGAACAGCGTGTTACTGATTATGCAATCAACACAGAAATGGAGGTAACAGCAACTGCTGCCAGTAGTTCTGAAGATTTGCCCTTACCAAGAACCCATGCTACATCGGAAACATCAG GTTCCTCTGGGGCTGCTCTGAGACACCGTCGTATAGGCCATAGTGGGCCACCTACCGGGCACTTTCAGCtccatgatgatgatgacagcgacaGTGGTAGTGAGGATAATGCTGATGGCAATGATGGGGTTGGGCAAGATGAAGCTACTCGAAG GCGCGAGCAGGAGAGAACAAGTGCGGCATTGAAGCTGCAGGCGTTTCATCGCCTCCGTCAGAAGGCTCGGGAAAAGAAGGAGATGGAGACGTGGAACATGCTGAGACCTCGGGTCATACAGAGGTTCAAAGGTCACAGGAACGCCAGGACTATG ATCAAGGAGGCCAACTTCTGGGGCACTGACCATGTGATGAGTGGGTCTGACTGTGGCCATGTGTTCGTGTGGGATCGCCACACGGCCCGCGTCGTCATGTTGTTGGAGGCAGACAAGCATGTTGTCAACTGCATTCAACCTCACCCGTATGATCCAG TACTTGCCACTAGTGGTATTGATTATGATATCAAGATCTGGTCCCCACTCCATGAACAACCATGCTTCGATGAACAGTCTGCAGATGAG GTGGTGGCAATGAATGCGGTGATGCTGGAGGAGACTCGAGACACCATCACTGTGCCCGCCTCCTTCATGCTGAGAGTGCTGGCCTCCATCAACAGCATCAGATCCG GTCGCAGAAGTGCAGAGAGAAACAGGAATGTTGAAGACATGCAGGAGCAAGAGGATCAACCTTGA